A single genomic interval of Candidatus Acidiferrales bacterium harbors:
- the galB gene encoding beta-galactosidase GalB has product MKIQESKIKCGPSLYGFFITSISLLILSSFSSAQQRTSELFIKDWHFNLGDVQDGQNPGLDDSRWRLLDLPHDWSIEGQFRKDNPAGVGGGALPGGIGWYRKTFLVPTSDKDKLTFIQFDGVYRNSEVWINGHYLGKRPYGYSSFQYELTPFLKYGNDKNVLAVRVDNSQQPNSRWYSGSGIYRNVWLVTTGKVFVDHWGTFITASEVTGQSAKVAVKTKIRNALQQNETITLTTILTDGSGKEVATTKSDVVIPKDSTYEVAQSLGIENPELWSVNNPVLYDAITTVESEGKITDKYVTTFGIRTFTFDSAKGFFLNGKHLKILGICDHHDLGCLGSAINTRALQRQLEILKSMGCNGLRTSHNPPAPELLDLCDKMGFIVMDEAFDMWMKGKTKYDYHLDFAEWHRRDIEDMVLRDRNHPSVFIWSIGNEIVEQWDHKDSSGDYISRELAGIIRSLDTTRPITSNCNDRTPDNPLIRSGALDMVGFSYGQDEYSLFPAKFPGKKLIGSETTSALETRGHYDMPSDSIKRWPIRWDLPFTAGNPDNTVSAYDNVSAPWGATHEEAWSLVKKYDFVSGMYIWTGFDYLGEPTPYDWPSRSSYFGIMDLAGFPKDVYYMYQGEWTNKPVLHLFPHWNWKQGQTIDAWVYTNCDEVELFLNGKSLGTKKKTGDELHLMWRITYEPGTLKAVGHRGNEVMTDSAVTAGQPTKIVLEPDRKVITADGRDLSFVTVKVLDDKGTLVPGAHNLIHFKISGEGKIAGVDNGSETDHDSFKADYRRAFNGLALVVVQSTEKSGQIKLEATSDGLNGSTVVIDAK; this is encoded by the coding sequence ATGAAGATTCAAGAATCAAAGATCAAATGCGGTCCATCGCTCTATGGCTTTTTCATCACCTCGATATCGTTACTGATCCTCAGTTCCTTCTCTTCCGCACAACAACGGACGTCGGAACTCTTCATCAAAGACTGGCACTTCAACCTCGGCGATGTGCAAGACGGACAGAACCCGGGCCTGGACGATTCACGATGGAGGTTGCTCGATCTGCCGCACGATTGGAGTATCGAGGGACAATTCAGAAAAGACAATCCAGCAGGAGTCGGTGGAGGCGCTTTGCCTGGCGGCATAGGATGGTATAGAAAGACTTTTCTCGTTCCAACGTCCGACAAAGACAAGCTGACCTTTATTCAATTCGACGGCGTGTACAGAAACAGCGAAGTCTGGATCAACGGTCACTATCTGGGCAAACGTCCTTATGGATATTCCTCATTTCAATATGAACTTACGCCGTTTCTTAAATACGGAAATGATAAGAACGTGTTGGCGGTGCGCGTGGATAATTCTCAGCAGCCGAACTCGCGGTGGTATTCAGGTTCAGGAATTTACAGGAACGTATGGCTTGTGACGACCGGAAAAGTATTCGTGGATCATTGGGGCACATTCATCACGGCGTCTGAAGTCACCGGGCAATCCGCAAAAGTCGCAGTTAAGACAAAAATCAGAAATGCATTACAGCAAAACGAAACGATAACCCTGACCACCATATTGACGGATGGAAGCGGCAAGGAAGTGGCGACGACAAAATCAGATGTCGTCATCCCAAAGGATTCCACTTATGAAGTCGCTCAGAGTCTTGGCATTGAAAATCCCGAACTGTGGTCGGTCAACAACCCGGTCTTATATGATGCCATTACGACGGTAGAATCCGAGGGTAAGATAACTGATAAATATGTAACGACATTTGGAATTAGAACGTTTACATTTGATAGCGCAAAGGGATTCTTTCTGAACGGCAAACACCTGAAAATCTTGGGCATCTGCGACCACCATGATCTGGGGTGCCTCGGCTCAGCGATCAACACACGCGCTCTGCAGAGGCAGCTTGAGATTTTGAAATCGATGGGATGCAACGGACTAAGGACGTCTCACAATCCTCCTGCACCCGAACTTCTCGACTTGTGCGATAAGATGGGTTTCATCGTGATGGATGAAGCTTTCGACATGTGGATGAAAGGAAAAACAAAATACGATTACCATCTTGACTTTGCAGAATGGCATAGGAGAGACATCGAGGACATGGTTCTGCGCGACAGGAACCACCCGAGCGTTTTCATCTGGAGCATCGGAAATGAAATCGTCGAACAGTGGGACCACAAAGATAGCAGTGGGGACTATATTTCCAGAGAATTGGCCGGTATAATCCGCAGTCTCGATACGACGCGTCCGATCACCTCAAATTGTAACGATCGGACTCCGGACAATCCTTTGATACGGTCGGGCGCCCTGGACATGGTCGGCTTTAGTTACGGCCAGGACGAGTACTCACTCTTCCCGGCTAAATTCCCCGGCAAGAAACTTATCGGTTCCGAGACCACCTCAGCGCTGGAGACACGCGGTCATTACGACATGCCTTCCGACAGCATTAAACGCTGGCCGATCCGCTGGGACTTACCGTTTACAGCGGGCAATCCCGACAACACGGTCTCCGCATACGACAATGTCAGCGCACCATGGGGCGCGACGCACGAAGAGGCATGGAGTCTCGTGAAGAAATATGATTTCGTATCGGGAATGTATATCTGGACGGGCTTCGATTATCTCGGCGAGCCAACACCTTATGATTGGCCGTCCCGCAGCTCTTATTTTGGCATCATGGACCTCGCAGGTTTCCCAAAAGACGTTTACTATATGTATCAGGGTGAGTGGACAAACAAGCCCGTGCTGCATCTTTTCCCGCATTGGAACTGGAAGCAAGGTCAAACGATCGACGCCTGGGTCTACACAAATTGCGACGAGGTCGAGCTGTTTCTCAATGGCAAGTCGCTCGGAACAAAAAAGAAAACCGGTGACGAGCTGCACTTGATGTGGCGAATCACTTATGAACCCGGAACACTGAAGGCAGTAGGACATAGAGGCAATGAAGTCATGACAGACTCAGCCGTAACGGCCGGGCAACCCACGAAAATTGTCCTGGAGCCTGATAGAAAAGTAATCACTGCCGACGGAAGAGACCTTTCATTCGTAACCGTGAAGGTTCTCGATGATAAAGGAACATTGGTGCCTGGTGCGCACAACTTAATTCATTTTAAGATTTCAGGCGAGGGCAAAATAGCGGGCGTTGACAACGGCTCCGAGACGGACCACGATTCGTTCAAAGCAGATTACCGGAGAGCATTTAACGGTTTAGCACTCGTAGTGGTACAGTCAACGGAGAAGAGCGGACAAATCAAACTCGAGGCAACATCGGATGGTTTAAACGGATCAACAGTCGTGATCGATGCAAAGTAA
- a CDS encoding AMP-binding protein — MTVELDKFLKAREFLQTRREDYESAYYGFKWPDIENFNWAIDYFDSYAEGNNGTALWIVDEKGSEWKYSFAEMSERSSRVANFLKRLGVSRGNRVLLMLDNQPEIWEVMLAAIKLGAVLIPSSFLLTKNDIQDRIRRGRVKLVIATPENVGKFDGIEGEFVKVVVGPKTDNWIPCENAYSSLVTYKPDVQTKVTDTLFLYFTSGTTAQPKMVLHTNGSYPIGHLSTMYWLGAREGDLHMNISSPGWAKHAWSSFFAPWNAGAGVFVYKYARFIPKAFLEILRKHKVNALCAPPTVWRMLILEDLKQKPESLRELVSAGEPLNPEVIMKVKTDWGITIRDGYGQTESTLQIGNMPGSIVKVGAMGRPAPGYRIELLDADGAESDEGEIVMSLDPRPLGLMINYADDIARTKTVMSGGYYRTGDVATRDQEGYFWFVGRGDDLFKSSDYRISPFEIESVLIESPAVAEAAVIPAPDPIRGFIPKAYVTLAPGFEPSLETAKEVLDFVKSRVAPFKRLRRIEFVTDLPKTISGKIRRVQLRSQEANKEMKGEFEFLADEMK; from the coding sequence ATGACAGTTGAACTTGACAAGTTTCTCAAGGCTCGTGAATTCCTGCAAACTCGCCGGGAAGATTATGAGTCGGCGTACTACGGATTTAAATGGCCGGACATAGAGAACTTTAATTGGGCGATAGATTATTTTGACAGTTACGCGGAAGGCAATAATGGTACTGCGCTGTGGATTGTGGACGAAAAAGGGTCCGAGTGGAAGTATTCGTTTGCGGAAATGTCGGAGAGATCCAGCAGGGTCGCCAACTTCTTGAAACGTCTCGGTGTGAGCAGGGGAAATAGGGTATTGCTCATGCTCGACAACCAGCCGGAAATCTGGGAAGTCATGCTGGCGGCGATAAAACTCGGTGCCGTCCTGATTCCTTCGTCCTTCCTTCTCACTAAGAACGACATCCAGGACAGGATACGAAGAGGAAGAGTGAAACTGGTGATTGCCACACCCGAAAACGTCGGGAAGTTTGACGGGATCGAAGGAGAATTCGTGAAGGTTGTCGTCGGCCCCAAGACTGACAATTGGATTCCTTGTGAGAATGCATACAGTTCGCTTGTAACATACAAGCCCGATGTACAAACCAAAGTCACCGATACTCTTTTCTTGTATTTCACATCCGGTACGACGGCCCAACCCAAGATGGTCCTCCATACGAACGGTTCTTATCCGATAGGACATCTATCGACCATGTACTGGCTCGGCGCCCGCGAGGGAGATCTTCACATGAACATCAGCTCGCCCGGTTGGGCAAAACATGCGTGGAGTTCCTTCTTTGCTCCGTGGAACGCAGGAGCCGGAGTTTTTGTCTACAAATATGCGAGGTTCATTCCAAAGGCATTTCTTGAGATACTAAGGAAGCACAAAGTGAATGCTCTGTGTGCTCCTCCTACCGTGTGGAGAATGTTGATACTCGAAGATCTAAAACAGAAGCCTGAATCCCTCCGCGAGCTGGTCAGCGCGGGTGAGCCGTTGAATCCTGAAGTGATCATGAAGGTCAAGACCGATTGGGGAATCACGATCAGGGATGGATACGGTCAGACCGAATCGACTCTCCAGATCGGGAACATGCCGGGCTCAATCGTGAAAGTCGGAGCGATGGGACGGCCCGCGCCGGGATATCGAATTGAGCTTCTCGATGCAGACGGTGCGGAGTCCGACGAAGGGGAAATTGTAATGAGTCTTGATCCGCGTCCGTTGGGATTGATGATTAATTATGCGGATGACATAGCGAGAACGAAGACGGTTATGTCGGGTGGGTACTACAGAACCGGCGACGTCGCGACGCGTGATCAGGAAGGATACTTCTGGTTTGTGGGAAGGGGAGATGACTTATTCAAGAGTTCGGATTATCGTATCAGTCCTTTTGAGATCGAAAGTGTGCTGATTGAATCGCCGGCCGTTGCCGAAGCGGCGGTCATTCCTGCTCCCGATCCTATCCGCGGGTTTATTCCTAAGGCATATGTGACTCTCGCTCCGGGATTCGAACCTTCGCTGGAGACGGCGAAAGAAGTTTTGGATTTCGTCAAGTCAAGGGTGGCACCGTTCAAAAGGCTGCGGCGGATTGAGTTCGTCACGGACTTGCCCAAGACGATCTCGGGGAAAATCAGGAGAGTCCAGCTCCGCTCACAAGAAGCAAACAAGGAGATGAAAGGCGAATTTGAGTTCCTGGCTGACGAGATGAAATAG
- a CDS encoding PAS domain S-box protein — translation MKDKSAEKIPLKVLYLDDSPQDAEIISQLLAKAEFDISMDCAKTKKEYVSMLRSQKYDVILSDFKLPGFDAFGALQLCADICPHVPFICVSGSIGEEIAIDLIKQGAVDYVLKDRLTRLSLAVKRAIDEAKEKESRRHAEERLHLSDKIMERVNSLILIADANGWITYASPSVKTILGYEAEEILGNGWWLLTRRDSQGQEEARMQVARAASGEIAVHENPYETELRSKNGEVRWILWQDARGIDKELIGVGQDITRRKRAEADLRESEGRYRTLVTLLPDALFVNVDNRIAFVNTAFCRLLGADDPKQLIGKPVLELIHRDYHEKVHERINQTLAGQPVPLLEEKYVRLDGTPVEVEVAAAVIDWQGSKASQVIVRDISGRKRAEAALLESEEKYRAFFENSMDAILLTSPDGSIQAANPAACKMLGRTEAEIRTVGRGGLVDVNDPRLENLLAERARVGKASGELTMFRKDGSPFPVEISSALFRDKQNNAHTSMIIRDITARKLADEQLKRNEIQRRELERELVQAQKLEGLGTLASGIAHDFNNLLGIIMGHASMLQGLDVPANQKKNIDAVLRATSRGASLVRQMLTFARKTDVLIESVSLNDLVGEVIKLLRETFPKTIAVKTLLAQDLPLIEADATQVHQVMLNLCVNARDAMPNGGTLTITTRRESGEALSGRHPKATAKDYLVLGISDTGVGMDEQTQGRIFEPFFTTKEHGKGTGLGLSLVFGIMESHNGFVTFHSELGRGTTFHCCFPVPDETLELPRVEEATTGEVPGGDETILVIEDEELLRELLKEILEPKGYTVLAAEDGEKGIAAYRKHGKEIALVISDLGLPKFGGDELYRRLIKENPHVRVILSSGYIEPGMKAKILKEGIRDFIQKPYNPTDILRAIRQALEGG, via the coding sequence ATGAAAGACAAATCTGCTGAAAAAATCCCATTAAAGGTGTTATATCTTGATGATTCACCTCAAGACGCGGAGATAATAAGCCAACTGCTTGCCAAGGCTGAATTTGATATCAGTATGGATTGTGCAAAAACTAAAAAAGAATATGTCTCGATGCTTCGCAGCCAGAAGTATGATGTCATTTTAAGCGACTTCAAATTACCCGGGTTCGATGCGTTCGGAGCATTGCAGTTATGCGCTGACATCTGTCCTCATGTCCCTTTCATCTGCGTTTCCGGATCCATCGGCGAAGAAATTGCGATTGACCTTATAAAGCAGGGAGCTGTCGATTACGTTCTAAAAGATCGATTAACGAGGCTTTCTTTAGCCGTTAAACGCGCTATCGACGAAGCAAAGGAAAAGGAATCACGACGCCACGCAGAGGAGCGGCTGCACTTGTCCGACAAGATCATGGAGAGAGTCAACTCACTTATCCTGATCGCCGATGCAAATGGGTGGATAACATATGCAAGCCCGTCTGTCAAGACGATCCTCGGTTATGAGGCGGAAGAGATTCTTGGCAATGGCTGGTGGCTTCTGACTCGCCGGGATTCCCAAGGGCAAGAAGAGGCAAGAATGCAGGTAGCAAGGGCAGCTAGCGGGGAGATCGCCGTCCACGAGAATCCTTATGAGACAGAGCTGCGGTCAAAAAATGGTGAAGTACGCTGGATTCTCTGGCAAGACGCAAGAGGCATAGACAAGGAACTCATCGGAGTCGGCCAGGATATCACCAGACGCAAACGTGCAGAGGCGGATCTGCGTGAAAGTGAGGGGCGCTACCGGACACTGGTTACACTCTTGCCTGACGCTCTCTTCGTGAACGTCGACAACCGAATCGCGTTTGTTAACACGGCGTTCTGCAGGCTGCTTGGCGCTGACGACCCAAAACAACTAATCGGGAAACCGGTATTGGAGCTTATACATCGTGATTACCATGAGAAAGTACACGAACGCATAAATCAAACATTGGCCGGTCAGCCAGTGCCCCTACTGGAGGAAAAGTACGTTCGGCTGGACGGCACCCCTGTTGAAGTTGAGGTAGCTGCCGCCGTCATCGATTGGCAAGGATCCAAAGCATCCCAAGTCATCGTGCGGGATATCTCCGGGCGCAAACGCGCTGAAGCTGCTCTTCTTGAAAGTGAAGAGAAGTACCGCGCCTTTTTTGAAAACAGTATGGATGCGATTCTGTTAACGTCGCCCGACGGGAGCATTCAGGCCGCAAATCCAGCGGCATGCAAGATGCTGGGACGAACTGAAGCAGAGATCCGCACCGTTGGTCGTGGCGGTCTGGTTGATGTAAACGACCCGCGATTGGAGAACCTGCTTGCAGAACGCGCGAGGGTAGGAAAAGCATCCGGCGAGTTAACCATGTTTAGAAAGGATGGCTCTCCTTTTCCCGTCGAAATATCAAGTGCATTGTTCCGGGATAAGCAGAATAATGCTCATACCAGCATGATCATCCGCGATATTACCGCCCGAAAGCTGGCAGATGAACAACTGAAGCGAAACGAGATCCAGAGACGCGAGCTGGAGCGCGAACTCGTCCAGGCACAAAAGCTGGAAGGTCTGGGCACCCTCGCGAGCGGCATCGCCCACGATTTCAACAACCTGCTTGGCATTATCATGGGACATGCCTCGATGCTTCAGGGATTGGATGTCCCGGCAAATCAGAAGAAGAACATAGATGCAGTTTTGAGGGCAACTTCAAGAGGGGCCAGTCTGGTGAGACAGATGCTAACCTTCGCAAGGAAGACTGACGTGCTCATCGAGTCCGTTTCGCTCAACGATCTTGTCGGTGAGGTTATCAAGCTGCTGCGTGAGACATTCCCCAAGACGATCGCGGTCAAGACTCTTCTTGCCCAGGATCTTCCATTGATCGAAGCCGATGCCACGCAAGTTCATCAGGTTATGCTCAATCTGTGTGTGAATGCGCGCGATGCAATGCCAAACGGCGGAACTTTAACAATCACCACTCGTCGTGAATCAGGAGAGGCTTTGAGCGGCAGACACCCGAAAGCTACCGCCAAGGATTATCTTGTTCTCGGGATCTCGGACACGGGCGTAGGAATGGACGAGCAAACGCAGGGCCGCATCTTTGAGCCTTTCTTCACGACCAAAGAGCATGGCAAAGGAACCGGTCTAGGTCTATCGTTGGTCTTCGGGATCATGGAGAGCCATAATGGATTTGTCACTTTTCATAGTGAGCTTGGCAGAGGAACGACTTTCCATTGCTGCTTCCCTGTGCCTGACGAGACGTTGGAACTCCCGCGAGTTGAGGAAGCAACGACAGGCGAGGTCCCTGGCGGCGATGAAACCATCCTCGTAATCGAAGATGAAGAATTGCTTCGAGAACTACTGAAAGAAATTCTTGAACCGAAAGGCTATACAGTACTGGCGGCGGAAGACGGAGAGAAAGGAATTGCCGCCTATCGGAAACACGGGAAAGAAATTGCGTTGGTGATCTCTGATCTCGGATTGCCCAAGTTCGGCGGCGATGAGCTTTACCGCAGGCTCATTAAGGAGAACCCCCATGTCCGTGTGATCCTTTCAAGCGGTTACATAGAGCCGGGAATGAAAGCAAAGATACTCAAGGAAGGAATAAGAGACTTTATACAGAAACCGTATAATCCGACTGATATACTGCGCGCCATACGCCAGGCGCTAGAAGGCGGATGA
- a CDS encoding DUF998 domain-containing protein produces MKNEFPLAARNWAMISIVGTIIYVVLDIVVQLLPPYYSAFREAESLLAIGPYGCIMNINFFVRGILSFSVIMAIRSSVKGLSRRIRGTIFFGIWSVGSFLLGVFNTDTMGMPHLTFHGTMHILLALVAFICAPVGEILLSVSLGRVRAGRSALWLGILSVVLLLVQFACFRSGYYGLFERLFIGLVVLWVAAVSFKLMRLKNRFQEEANRAG; encoded by the coding sequence ATGAAAAATGAATTTCCCCTGGCAGCAAGAAATTGGGCGATGATCTCGATTGTTGGGACGATCATTTATGTTGTCCTGGACATAGTGGTACAGCTTCTCCCGCCGTATTACAGCGCATTCAGAGAGGCAGAAAGTCTTCTCGCCATCGGCCCTTACGGCTGCATCATGAACATAAATTTCTTTGTCAGGGGAATCCTCTCATTCTCCGTCATCATGGCGATCCGATCCAGCGTGAAAGGGTTGAGCCGGAGAATCAGAGGAACAATCTTCTTTGGTATTTGGAGCGTTGGCTCGTTCCTGCTAGGTGTCTTCAACACCGACACCATGGGAATGCCCCATCTTACATTTCATGGCACAATGCACATATTGCTCGCACTCGTGGCCTTCATTTGCGCGCCCGTGGGAGAAATACTCCTTTCGGTATCGCTCGGCAGAGTGAGGGCGGGACGAAGTGCCTTGTGGCTCGGAATACTTTCAGTGGTACTTCTTCTCGTGCAGTTCGCTTGCTTCCGCAGCGGTTATTACGGGCTTTTCGAGCGCCTGTTTATCGGTTTGGTGGTATTATGGGTGGCCGCAGTCTCCTTCAAATTGATGCGGTTGAAGAACCGGTTTCAGGAAGAAGCAAACCGCGCAGGGTGA
- a CDS encoding serine hydrolase domain-containing protein, translating to MKTRISIVILITISFIGIAYPQSINKPKLDSLFDTLALKNKAMGSVAISKNGVLLYSRAIGYAYISDNEKKTATVHTKYRIGSITKMFTATMIFQLIEEGKLTLATTLDKFLPSIPNAKQITIANLLHHNSGIHSYTDDPAYTTWRTEPKTEDDILSLISKHGPDFQPGEKFSYSNSNYFILGYIVEKITGESYSQILSRRITSRIGLVNTYVGGKIEVAKDESCSYQFSGSWTHAPETDMSIPGGAGSIVSTPADLTKFIEALFSLKLVSQSSIDQMKNITDGWGMGMFQIPFYERRAFGHNGGIDGFASTLSYFPEESLAVSYCTNGQVYPMNDILIGVLSIYFNKDYTLPSFISLKSEDLDKYLGVYSSKLHPLKITFTKTDSTLVGQATGQSQFPLEATEKNEFEFRQAGIVIHFDSTASEFTLKQAGGSYLFTKEK from the coding sequence ATGAAAACCAGAATCTCCATCGTCATCCTTATAACCATTTCATTCATCGGGATCGCATATCCCCAAAGCATCAATAAACCCAAGCTCGACTCCCTGTTCGATACATTGGCTCTGAAGAACAAGGCGATGGGAAGCGTGGCAATCTCAAAGAACGGAGTCTTGTTATACAGCAGGGCGATCGGTTATGCTTACATCTCCGACAATGAGAAAAAAACTGCCACGGTCCACACAAAGTACAGGATCGGCTCGATCACCAAGATGTTCACTGCGACCATGATCTTTCAGCTCATCGAGGAAGGGAAGCTTACACTCGCGACGACGCTGGATAAATTTCTTCCTTCAATTCCCAATGCCAAACAGATAACCATCGCGAATCTCCTTCATCATAACAGCGGGATACATAGTTACACCGACGATCCCGCTTACACGACCTGGAGGACAGAACCCAAAACTGAAGACGACATTCTGTCACTTATCTCCAAACACGGTCCCGACTTTCAGCCGGGAGAAAAATTTTCCTATAGCAACTCGAACTATTTCATTCTAGGATACATCGTTGAAAAGATCACCGGCGAATCCTATTCGCAAATTCTTTCGAGGCGGATCACGTCCAGGATAGGGCTTGTAAACACTTACGTGGGAGGAAAAATTGAAGTCGCAAAGGATGAGAGCTGTTCATACCAGTTCTCAGGGAGCTGGACTCATGCACCGGAAACCGACATGAGCATTCCAGGTGGTGCGGGATCAATCGTTTCGACGCCGGCTGACTTAACCAAATTCATCGAGGCACTCTTCTCGTTGAAGCTGGTATCGCAGAGCAGTATAGATCAAATGAAGAATATCACGGACGGTTGGGGGATGGGAATGTTCCAGATTCCATTTTACGAGAGAAGGGCTTTTGGACATAATGGCGGCATAGATGGGTTTGCATCGACCCTCTCCTACTTTCCGGAAGAAAGTTTAGCTGTTTCTTATTGTACAAATGGACAGGTATATCCGATGAACGACATCTTGATCGGCGTGCTGAGTATTTATTTCAACAAAGACTACACATTGCCATCGTTTATTTCTTTGAAGTCGGAAGACCTGGACAAATATTTGGGCGTTTACTCAAGCAAGCTGCATCCGTTGAAGATAACTTTCACGAAGACAGATTCTACATTAGTAGGTCAGGCCACCGGGCAATCGCAGTTCCCGCTCGAAGCGACGGAGAAGAACGAGTTCGAATTTCGGCAGGCGGGAATAGTGATACATTTCGACTCGACGGCGAGCGAGTTTACTTTGAAGCAGGCCGGCGGAAGCTATTTGTTCACGAAAGAAAAGTGA